The following proteins come from a genomic window of Trueperaceae bacterium:
- a CDS encoding flavin reductase family protein has product MVDAPSFRNTLGRFASGITVVTAELDGLPFGLTVSAFMSVSLEPPLIAVSIDRSSKMHESLVRANEFAVSILAEDQSALSDHFAGRGVRVAQPFERFAGLPVVRGAIGHLVCSAHARHEAGDHTIFLGLVEAVRQDEAGEPLTYFRGKYGGFVRQAELSLASG; this is encoded by the coding sequence ATGGTAGACGCACCAAGTTTCAGGAATACGCTCGGCCGCTTCGCCAGCGGCATCACGGTGGTGACGGCCGAACTGGACGGGCTCCCCTTCGGGCTCACGGTCAGCGCCTTCATGTCTGTCTCACTCGAGCCGCCCCTCATCGCGGTGTCGATCGACCGTTCCAGCAAGATGCACGAGAGTCTCGTGCGGGCGAACGAGTTCGCCGTGTCCATCCTCGCCGAGGATCAGTCGGCGCTCTCCGACCACTTCGCCGGACGCGGAGTGCGCGTCGCCCAGCCGTTCGAACGGTTCGCGGGCCTGCCTGTGGTTCGCGGCGCGATCGGGCACCTCGTCTGCTCGGCCCACGCCCGGCACGAGGCGGGTGACCATACGATCTTCCTCGGTCTGGTGGAGGCGGTTCGCCAGGATGAGGCGGGAGAGCCGCTCACCTACTTCAGGGGGAAGTACGGCGGGTTCGTCCGGCAGGCCGAGCTCTCGCTGGCTTCCGGCTGA
- a CDS encoding fumarylacetoacetate hydrolase family protein: MKHARVIADGRFEEVVVEEEMVVTAAGRRYREEEVNWLPPIEPGTMLALALNYGDHASELELERPEQPALFPKLRNALVGHRGKIVRPSGVQFMHYENELAVIIGRPARRVKAAEAYEYVKGYTIFNDLVVRDFVINHFRPPIKPKNFDTFGPMGPWWVDAADIGDPQELELRTLVNGEERQRGNTRDMLYKIPEIIEYVTEFMTLMPDDVLLTGTPKGISHLRPGDTVRCEIEGIGALENSVVAEPEDEPEDEVGVDRAAEGARA, translated from the coding sequence GTGAAGCACGCGCGCGTCATCGCCGACGGCCGGTTCGAGGAGGTGGTCGTCGAGGAGGAGATGGTGGTCACGGCCGCCGGGCGCCGCTACCGGGAGGAGGAGGTCAACTGGCTGCCGCCTATCGAACCGGGCACGATGCTGGCTCTGGCGCTCAACTACGGCGACCACGCCAGCGAGCTCGAGCTGGAACGACCCGAGCAACCTGCGCTCTTCCCGAAGCTGAGGAACGCGCTGGTGGGCCACCGAGGCAAGATCGTGCGACCCAGTGGCGTGCAGTTCATGCACTACGAGAACGAGCTGGCGGTGATAATCGGACGGCCGGCGAGGCGCGTGAAGGCCGCCGAGGCGTACGAGTACGTCAAGGGGTACACGATCTTCAACGACCTGGTGGTGCGCGACTTCGTGATCAACCACTTCCGGCCGCCCATCAAACCGAAGAACTTCGACACCTTCGGACCGATGGGCCCCTGGTGGGTGGACGCGGCCGACATCGGCGATCCTCAGGAGCTCGAGCTCCGCACGCTCGTGAACGGCGAGGAGCGTCAGCGGGGCAACACCCGCGACATGCTCTACAAGATCCCCGAGATCATCGAGTACGTTACCGAGTTCATGACGCTGATGCCCGACGACGTGCTGCTCACCGGCACGCCCAAGGGGATAAGCCACCTGCGGCCCGGCGACACGGTGCGCTGCGAGATCGAAGGTATCGGCGCGCTGGAGAACAGCGTGGTTGCCGAGCCAGAAGACGAGCCGGAAGACGAGGTCGGAGTGGATCGAGCCGCCGAGGGAGCGCGGGCATGA
- the hpaI gene encoding 2,4-dihydroxyhept-2-ene-1,7-dioic acid aldolase: MKPLKGSIVPLPTPFTGPDNRIDEESLQRIVAFQLENGSHGVSTTGTTGEPSSLSLAERKRVTELVVELVSGRVPVVAGTGTANIDETLELTRHAVEAGADAVLVISPYYVRPNQNSLFEYFSRVAREVPDTPLILYNIPGRTAVNIEPATIGRLRQSHPNIVGVKHATKNLDDVSYTFVHAGRDFGVYCGAETMTYPMLTLGGSGHISATGVVAPREVADIYDLAAAGKWDEARDLHFRMLELNDMLFIEINPVPLKTALSMMGLCEARWRLPLGPMMPENEARLRATLAKYGIVERQEVEA; this comes from the coding sequence ATGAAGCCGCTAAAGGGTTCCATCGTTCCGTTGCCCACGCCCTTCACCGGGCCGGACAACCGTATCGACGAAGAGTCTCTGCAGCGCATCGTAGCGTTCCAGCTGGAGAACGGGTCGCACGGAGTCAGCACCACCGGCACCACCGGGGAGCCGTCGTCCCTCAGCCTGGCCGAACGCAAGCGAGTCACCGAGCTGGTGGTCGAACTGGTCTCGGGACGTGTCCCGGTCGTGGCCGGAACAGGCACCGCCAACATCGACGAGACCCTGGAACTGACCCGGCATGCGGTGGAGGCGGGCGCCGATGCGGTGCTCGTCATAAGCCCCTACTACGTGAGGCCGAACCAGAATAGCCTCTTCGAGTACTTCAGCCGCGTCGCCCGCGAGGTGCCAGACACCCCACTGATCCTCTACAACATCCCCGGTCGCACCGCGGTGAACATCGAGCCGGCGACCATAGGCAGGCTAAGGCAGTCCCACCCCAACATCGTGGGCGTGAAGCATGCGACCAAGAACCTGGACGACGTCTCCTACACCTTCGTCCACGCAGGTCGCGACTTCGGCGTCTACTGCGGCGCCGAGACGATGACCTATCCCATGCTCACCCTGGGCGGTTCCGGGCACATCAGCGCTACGGGCGTCGTGGCGCCGCGAGAGGTAGCCGACATCTACGACCTGGCTGCGGCCGGCAAGTGGGACGAGGCCCGCGACCTGCACTTCAGGATGCTCGAGCTCAACGACATGCTCTTCATCGAGATCAACCCGGTGCCGCTCAAGACCGCACTCTCGATGATGGGCCTGTGCGAGGCGCGCTGGCGACTGCCGCTGGGCCCGATGATGCCGGAGAACGAGGCCAGGCTGCGCGCGACGCTCGCGAAGTACGGCATCGTCGAACGCCAGGAGGTAGAGGCGTGA
- a CDS encoding helix-turn-helix domain-containing protein: MPTIASLLAKGELELELHCGDPQADFRAVRHVDRLEEQAWLAPGELRLVEDPSIEPRTALRDAPAAILFGLTPTQRELPAQLLRLACEQRVAFLSAPAGVNLDRVERTALRLLVGEEGDSLSAAGALMRYLAQGLESVKPEREIIERLHHLTGASFLLRTPWSGEVARAGRRGWPRLDLDEGGLVEGRHEVGGQPLLVLRVARAGTPYALLLARDLGRQQLPLLETARMLLEVVAAERRAELRGEQARRSTLLAAWLSGKAESEFLGPRMSELGIELDRQAVVAVAEQGGTGPRRSGAGQRAALHAMRQAGDEMFAALAVAALSDIRGDTVIWAFPASQTAPYLERLERALSAGVQQPVRLGMSIPGQLGSDAGSAYFQALLALQSVTGDSGSAIFSELDPVYWVLQQQPLVNLRALRDRMLGELRAGDKDGKLWRTLAAYLRSPDDIGSLAEELHVHPNTLRYRLRRIEELTGKSLGKPANVAELYLAERIDRMLERGVGTAE; the protein is encoded by the coding sequence ATGCCTACGATAGCGTCACTCTTGGCGAAAGGTGAACTCGAACTGGAGCTTCATTGTGGAGATCCACAAGCAGACTTCCGAGCTGTCCGCCATGTGGACCGGCTGGAAGAACAAGCCTGGCTGGCACCTGGAGAGCTGAGACTCGTCGAGGACCCCTCCATCGAACCGCGAACGGCGCTTCGTGACGCTCCCGCCGCCATACTCTTCGGCCTCACACCCACCCAGCGCGAGCTGCCCGCACAACTGCTCCGACTCGCCTGCGAGCAAAGAGTCGCCTTCCTGTCGGCCCCCGCAGGCGTGAACCTGGACAGGGTCGAGCGCACGGCCCTGCGGTTGCTGGTGGGCGAGGAGGGCGACTCCCTGTCGGCCGCCGGCGCCCTGATGCGTTATCTGGCGCAGGGGTTGGAGAGCGTCAAACCGGAGCGCGAGATCATCGAGCGCCTCCACCACCTGACCGGAGCCTCGTTCCTGTTGCGGACTCCCTGGAGTGGCGAGGTGGCTCGCGCGGGACGCCGGGGCTGGCCACGACTCGACCTCGATGAGGGCGGGCTCGTCGAGGGCCGGCACGAGGTCGGTGGCCAGCCGCTGCTCGTCCTACGAGTGGCGAGGGCGGGCACGCCTTACGCCCTGCTGCTGGCGCGGGACCTGGGCCGCCAGCAGCTTCCCCTGCTCGAGACGGCGAGGATGCTGCTGGAGGTAGTCGCGGCCGAACGACGGGCCGAGCTGCGCGGCGAGCAGGCGCGCCGCTCCACGCTCCTGGCCGCCTGGCTCTCGGGCAAGGCCGAATCCGAGTTCCTGGGACCCAGGATGAGCGAGCTGGGGATAGAGCTCGACCGGCAAGCGGTCGTGGCCGTGGCCGAGCAGGGGGGCACGGGCCCCCGGCGGAGCGGCGCCGGGCAACGAGCCGCCCTTCATGCCATGCGCCAGGCCGGAGACGAGATGTTCGCCGCACTCGCAGTGGCGGCACTCTCGGACATCCGCGGCGACACCGTCATCTGGGCCTTCCCAGCCAGCCAGACCGCGCCCTACCTCGAGCGGCTCGAGCGGGCCCTCTCGGCAGGAGTACAGCAGCCGGTCCGCCTGGGCATGAGCATCCCCGGGCAACTCGGCAGCGACGCCGGCAGCGCCTACTTCCAGGCCCTGCTCGCCTTGCAATCGGTAACCGGCGACAGCGGCTCCGCCATCTTCTCCGAGCTGGATCCGGTGTACTGGGTGCTTCAGCAGCAACCGCTGGTCAACCTGCGAGCGCTGCGCGACCGGATGTTGGGGGAGCTGCGGGCCGGCGACAAGGACGGCAAGCTGTGGCGGACCCTGGCCGCCTATCTGCGCTCACCCGACGACATCGGTTCCTTGGCGGAGGAGCTGCACGTGCACCCGAACACCCTCCGCTACCGCCTTCGGCGGATCGAGGAGCTGACCGGCAAGTCGCTCGGGAAGCCAGCCAACGTCGCCGAGCTCTACCTGGCCGAGCGTATCGACCGGATGCTGGAGCGCGGAGTCGGGACCGCTGAATAG